One segment of Paenibacillus sp. FSL R7-0337 DNA contains the following:
- a CDS encoding sugar ABC transporter substrate-binding protein, whose product MKNMMKSKRYALLLATALTVSSVLAGCGGGKSAGNVAASDSGAGNTGDPGKQVTISHYTIDSEDRTFIEKLIPDFEKTHPNIKVKVEKAPYEQFDSKLQTLIAGGNSPDVTSHYGYGGFAEYYNKDMLLDLTDLIKEDGFKAQDYNIPENLMKIYTVNGHTYGIPVNMYVTLMLYNKDMFDAAGVSYPPSDYEDKSWTFDHMVEDAKKMTIVSDDIAKTQYGVDFTWAERDMRPLYFGAEPYSEDTWTNGGVPSETHFDSPEVIAAYQKLFDLVFKEKVSPTSEWSKSVAGQNGDPFVAGKIGMSIGGSWNLAGANDFPFKIGVAAVPWGGNDKVRSTLFVDPLLILKDSKHPKEAFEWIKYLMTTEVQEKSIELSGGNPPVNTEAAEVYYKHFDGIDPGDVKKVYEGAVKYGYESYNHLITNYSQINDMFINELQPVETGHKTLEEVMPVIQKKVSEIIKR is encoded by the coding sequence ATGAAGAATATGATGAAAAGCAAGAGGTATGCGCTGCTGCTGGCAACAGCTCTGACAGTATCATCAGTCCTGGCAGGCTGCGGCGGGGGCAAATCGGCAGGCAATGTGGCTGCTAGTGACAGCGGAGCCGGGAATACCGGCGATCCGGGGAAGCAAGTGACGATATCCCACTATACTATTGATTCCGAGGACCGGACTTTTATCGAGAAGCTGATCCCGGATTTCGAGAAGACGCATCCGAACATCAAGGTCAAGGTAGAGAAGGCACCCTATGAGCAGTTCGACAGCAAGCTGCAGACACTGATTGCCGGAGGTAATTCCCCGGATGTGACGAGCCATTACGGATACGGCGGTTTTGCCGAATACTATAACAAGGATATGCTGCTGGATCTGACGGACCTCATTAAGGAAGACGGCTTCAAGGCGCAGGACTACAACATTCCTGAGAATCTGATGAAAATCTATACCGTAAACGGTCATACCTATGGCATACCGGTCAATATGTATGTCACCTTGATGCTCTACAACAAGGATATGTTCGATGCCGCAGGCGTCTCCTACCCGCCGAGCGATTATGAAGATAAGAGCTGGACGTTTGACCATATGGTGGAAGATGCCAAGAAGATGACGATTGTCTCGGACGATATTGCCAAAACACAGTACGGCGTAGACTTCACCTGGGCGGAACGGGATATGCGGCCGCTGTACTTCGGGGCAGAGCCTTACTCTGAGGATACCTGGACCAACGGCGGTGTTCCTTCCGAGACACATTTCGATTCACCGGAGGTCATTGCCGCGTACCAGAAGCTGTTCGACCTTGTATTCAAGGAGAAGGTATCCCCGACCTCCGAATGGAGTAAAAGCGTAGCCGGACAGAACGGCGACCCGTTCGTCGCAGGCAAAATCGGCATGTCCATCGGCGGCTCCTGGAACCTCGCGGGGGCTAATGACTTCCCGTTCAAAATTGGCGTAGCCGCCGTGCCCTGGGGAGGCAACGACAAGGTGCGCAGCACGCTGTTCGTTGATCCGCTGCTGATTCTGAAGGACTCGAAGCATCCGAAGGAGGCTTTTGAATGGATCAAATACCTGATGACCACTGAAGTCCAGGAGAAGTCCATCGAGCTGAGCGGCGGCAATCCGCCAGTCAATACGGAAGCGGCTGAGGTGTATTACAAGCATTTTGACGGCATTGATCCGGGGGATGTGAAGAAGGTCTATGAAGGCGCGGTAAAATACGGCTACGAATCCTACAACCATCTGATTACCAACTACTCGCAGATCAACGATATGTTCATCAATGAGCTGCAGCCGGTCGAGACCGGGCACAAGACCCTGGAAGAGGTGATGCCGGTGATTCAGAAAAAGGTTTCGGAGATCATCAAGAGGTAG
- a CDS encoding bZIP transcription factor, whose protein sequence is MKIHSGSLWLAAAMLAVTVTGCSSCSAGAGRELTEKLKAEISELKKENKFLKEENEALKKDLVVRPVTAKEEGGTAELLSTGDSPAAADSGDEYKRIVKGTPLRIDDTGEYTITKTSFSKIVYPSNPGSYYTYYEAKEPGTTYLAITLKVKNLAGQAINAGGVADVEVTYDNKYVYSTFATMEKNGGEEFTYTNISTIGPLKYGTLVFLAEVPDEVKSSGKPLYADFEIEGETYRYTIKK, encoded by the coding sequence ATGAAAATCCATTCAGGGAGTCTCTGGCTTGCTGCTGCTATGCTTGCGGTAACCGTAACCGGCTGTTCTTCGTGCAGTGCAGGCGCTGGCAGAGAGCTCACGGAGAAGCTGAAGGCAGAGATTAGTGAGCTGAAGAAGGAGAATAAGTTTTTAAAGGAAGAGAATGAAGCGCTGAAGAAGGATCTTGTTGTGAGGCCTGTGACAGCGAAAGAGGAAGGCGGCACGGCTGAACTTCTAAGTACCGGAGACAGCCCGGCAGCCGCTGATTCCGGCGATGAATACAAGCGGATCGTAAAGGGCACGCCACTCAGGATTGATGATACGGGTGAATATACTATTACCAAGACATCATTCAGCAAAATAGTTTATCCGTCGAATCCGGGTTCATACTACACCTACTATGAAGCCAAGGAACCGGGGACAACCTATCTGGCGATCACCTTGAAGGTGAAAAATCTGGCAGGCCAAGCCATCAATGCGGGTGGAGTAGCGGATGTGGAGGTTACATATGACAACAAATATGTGTATAGCACCTTCGCGACGATGGAGAAGAACGGTGGTGAAGAATTCACCTATACCAATATCTCGACGATTGGACCGCTGAAGTATGGTACGCTGGTGTTCCTGGCCGAGGTTCCTGATGAAGTGAAGTCGAGCGGCAAGCCGCTATATGCGGATTTCGAGATTGAGGGCGAAACCTACCGTTATACCATAAAGAAATAA
- a CDS encoding sugar ABC transporter permease, producing the protein MSVIKSETRRQTFYMYLFISPWLVGFLIFALYPILSSLYYSFTDYDIIHPPRFIGLANYTEMFHNELFWRSVKVTLRYTFISVPVQLLLGLGFALLLHQTLPWRGFFRTAMYFPSMVSGVAMSLLWYWIFNPQIGLFNYMLSWFGIHGPAWLMNPDTALYALIIMSLWTAGSGMILFLAGLQGVPASLIEAANLDGAGRFRIFLNITLPMISPVLLFQLIMGLIDSFQVFTQAFVMTQGGPNYSTWFYVYNLYTSAFKEYRAGYSSALAWVLLIVVMLFTAVIMRLSRRYVHYEGGSRR; encoded by the coding sequence GTGTCCGTGATTAAGAGTGAGACCCGGCGGCAGACGTTCTACATGTATCTGTTCATTTCCCCATGGCTGGTCGGCTTCCTGATCTTCGCCTTGTACCCGATCCTGTCATCGCTGTATTACAGCTTCACCGACTATGACATCATTCATCCGCCCAGATTCATCGGCCTCGCCAACTACACGGAGATGTTCCACAATGAGCTGTTCTGGCGTTCCGTGAAGGTCACCCTGAGATACACCTTCATCAGTGTGCCGGTGCAGCTGCTGCTTGGCCTGGGCTTCGCCCTGCTGCTGCATCAGACTCTTCCCTGGCGCGGCTTCTTCCGGACAGCGATGTATTTCCCCAGCATGGTCTCGGGCGTGGCTATGTCACTCCTCTGGTATTGGATCTTCAATCCGCAGATCGGCCTCTTCAACTATATGCTCTCCTGGTTCGGCATTCACGGCCCGGCCTGGCTGATGAATCCCGATACAGCGCTGTATGCCCTAATTATCATGTCCCTCTGGACAGCGGGCTCGGGCATGATTCTCTTCCTCGCCGGTCTGCAGGGCGTACCGGCCAGCCTGATCGAAGCCGCCAATCTGGATGGCGCAGGGCGCTTCCGCATTTTCCTGAATATTACGCTGCCGATGATCTCGCCTGTCCTGCTGTTCCAGCTGATTATGGGTCTGATCGACTCCTTCCAGGTCTTCACGCAGGCCTTCGTCATGACGCAGGGCGGCCCCAATTATTCCACCTGGTTCTACGTCTACAATCTGTATACCAGCGCCTTCAAGGAATACCGTGCCGGATACTCCTCCGCGCTTGCCTGGGTGCTGCTGATTGTCGTCATGCTGTTCACGGCGGTCATTATGAGGCTGTCTCGCCGTTATGTCCATTATGAAGGAGGCAGCCGCCGATGA
- a CDS encoding carbohydrate ABC transporter permease, giving the protein MSTVKATRPLGPPSRLRRRFKPVKLVSFITLLLTTFLMLLPLFFMVSTSLKSKREMLKFPPTFLPESWAWSNYTDIFETLQFGTLYKNSLIIAGFSVFGTLLSSALVAYGFARYRGRGNNFWFILLLSTMMLPYPAIMIPQFVLFSKMQWIDTFLPLIVPAFFGSAYNIFLLRQFFSTLPEELFDAGRMDGCGELRMWRTIALPLSAPALATVAIFAFIYSWNDLLTPVLYLSSSDKFTLPVGMASLTSSRFRIPPWHLLMVASVLAMVPIVTLFAIAQKQFVEGIVLTGIK; this is encoded by the coding sequence ATGAGTACTGTTAAGGCCACCCGTCCGCTTGGTCCGCCCTCCCGGCTGCGCCGGAGATTCAAGCCCGTTAAGCTTGTCAGCTTCATCACGCTGCTCCTTACAACGTTCCTCATGCTGCTGCCGCTGTTCTTCATGGTCTCCACCTCGTTGAAGTCGAAACGGGAGATGCTGAAATTCCCGCCGACCTTTCTGCCGGAGAGCTGGGCCTGGAGCAATTATACGGATATTTTTGAGACTCTGCAGTTCGGCACATTGTACAAAAACAGTCTGATCATCGCCGGGTTCTCCGTATTCGGCACCCTGCTCTCTTCGGCTCTGGTCGCTTACGGGTTCGCCAGATACCGGGGACGCGGCAACAACTTCTGGTTCATCCTGCTGCTGAGCACGATGATGCTGCCTTATCCGGCCATTATGATTCCGCAGTTCGTGCTGTTCTCCAAGATGCAGTGGATCGACACCTTCCTCCCCCTGATCGTACCTGCCTTCTTCGGCTCGGCGTATAACATCTTCCTACTGCGGCAGTTTTTCTCTACGCTGCCTGAGGAGCTGTTCGACGCCGGACGGATGGACGGCTGCGGCGAGCTGAGGATGTGGCGGACCATCGCACTGCCATTGTCGGCGCCGGCGCTGGCGACGGTTGCGATCTTTGCTTTTATCTACAGCTGGAATGATCTGTTGACCCCTGTACTCTATTTAAGCTCGTCGGACAAATTCACGCTTCCCGTCGGCATGGCCTCGCTCACCTCATCGCGCTTCCGCATTCCGCCGTGGCATCTGCTGATGGTCGCTTCGGTACTGGCTATGGTTCCAATCGTCACCCTGTTCGCCATCGCCCAGAAGCAGTTCGTAGAAGGCATTGTACTGACGGGTATCAAGTAA
- a CDS encoding beta-eliminating lyase-related protein yields MNQENALMEAFGRTQVQLAGHGGRDAAVLKKALASVEDSLAADMYGTGTVIEEFQAEMAEVLGKECSVFFPSGTMAQQIALRIWSDREGSKRVAYHPLCHLEIHEQDGLKELHHLEPLLLGGAGRLITLEDVKGMGPGIACLLLELPQREIGGQLPEYTELEAISAYCREQGIRLHLDGARLFEVLPYYGKTAAEVCALFDSVYVSLYKGIGGIAGAILAGSREFTEESKIWKRRHGGDLISLYPYIVPARYYYQQRISRMSKYYEQAKELAALFNSCDKVSTLPEVPVSNMFHIHFALSQEQLAPVLIGIYNETGIGLTPRLKPTGENACYYELNIGDVYGGVSGAALRQAFRLLDERLKQL; encoded by the coding sequence ATGAACCAGGAGAATGCTTTGATGGAGGCGTTCGGCAGGACGCAGGTGCAGCTTGCTGGCCATGGCGGACGGGACGCAGCCGTACTCAAGAAGGCACTGGCTAGTGTAGAGGACAGCCTCGCTGCGGACATGTACGGGACAGGGACGGTGATTGAGGAGTTTCAGGCGGAGATGGCAGAGGTGCTGGGCAAAGAATGCAGCGTGTTCTTCCCCAGCGGCACGATGGCCCAGCAGATTGCCCTGCGGATCTGGAGTGACCGTGAGGGCAGCAAAAGGGTCGCGTATCACCCGCTATGCCATCTGGAGATTCATGAGCAGGACGGCCTGAAGGAGTTGCATCATCTGGAGCCGCTGCTGCTGGGCGGTGCCGGCCGCCTGATTACCCTGGAGGATGTGAAGGGGATGGGACCGGGGATTGCCTGTCTGCTGCTGGAGCTGCCGCAGCGGGAGATCGGCGGACAGCTGCCGGAGTATACGGAGCTGGAAGCAATATCGGCGTATTGCCGGGAGCAGGGAATCAGGCTCCATCTGGACGGGGCGCGGCTGTTCGAGGTGCTGCCTTACTACGGCAAGACGGCTGCTGAGGTCTGCGCGCTGTTCGATAGCGTGTATGTCTCCCTGTACAAGGGCATCGGCGGGATTGCCGGAGCGATCTTAGCCGGAAGCAGGGAGTTCACGGAGGAGTCGAAGATCTGGAAGCGCCGCCACGGGGGCGATCTGATCAGTCTCTATCCCTATATTGTCCCGGCCCGGTATTATTACCAGCAGCGCATCAGCCGGATGTCAAAATACTATGAACAGGCCAAGGAGCTGGCGGCCTTATTCAACAGCTGTGATAAGGTATCCACGCTGCCGGAGGTTCCGGTCTCGAATATGTTCCACATCCATTTCGCGTTGTCTCAGGAGCAGCTTGCCCCTGTATTGATTGGGATCTATAACGAGACCGGCATTGGCCTGACACCGCGGCTCAAGCCAACGGGTGAGAACGCCTGTTACTACGAGCTGAACATAGGCGATGTCTACGGCGGCGTCTCGGGGGCGGCGCTGAGGCAGGCATTCCGGCTGCTGGATGAGCGGCTGAAGCAGCTCTGA
- the udk gene encoding uridine kinase: MLIIGIAGGTGSGKTTVARSVIDRLGSDKVTFISQDNYYKDHSYLSMAERGAINYDHPLAFDTELLIEHLDCLKAGQAAFAPVYDFTVHARSTEKTVRLAPNNIVILEGLHVLSDEKLREQLNIKVFVDTDPDVRILRRVLRDIEERGRTIRSIHTQYLTTVKPMHEAFIEPSKKYADLIIPEGGQNQVGIELLSVLTEKYLSGDHQWN, from the coding sequence ATGCTTATTATTGGTATCGCCGGCGGGACCGGCTCCGGCAAGACAACGGTAGCACGCTCCGTGATTGACCGTCTTGGCTCAGACAAAGTAACATTCATATCCCAGGATAACTACTATAAAGACCATTCTTACCTCAGCATGGCTGAACGCGGTGCGATTAACTACGACCACCCGCTGGCCTTTGACACGGAACTGCTGATCGAGCATCTGGATTGTCTCAAAGCGGGACAAGCCGCCTTCGCTCCCGTGTATGACTTCACGGTTCATGCCCGTTCCACCGAAAAAACGGTGAGGCTGGCCCCGAACAACATCGTCATTCTGGAAGGGCTGCATGTGCTGTCCGACGAGAAGCTGCGCGAGCAGCTCAACATCAAGGTGTTCGTGGACACCGATCCCGATGTACGCATCCTGCGCCGGGTGCTGCGGGATATCGAGGAACGCGGGCGGACCATCCGTTCGATCCATACGCAATACCTCACCACGGTGAAGCCGATGCACGAGGCCTTCATCGAGCCCTCCAAGAAATACGCCGACCTGATCATCCCGGAAGGCGGACAGAATCAGGTCGGGATCGAGCTGCTGTCGGTACTGACCGAAAAGTATCTGTCCGGCGATCACCAATGGAACTGA
- a CDS encoding LacI family DNA-binding transcriptional regulator: MKVSIFDVAKKSGLSVVTVSRVLNGATSVRENNRQKVLDAIKELDYRPNAAARSLASGKTGIIGLIVTTLQDSFFDAVVKELNETLALHGYYLAISVSDGIGSGESHYLIQEDRVDGLILLSPINEDNYIIELKRRGIPYVLIDNQMPENDSYSITIDNFKGGYAAARHLLELGHTSIAHLCGQEMFRSTRERRAGFLQALQEQGLAPFEMVHGEFEIAMGYDTAQCWLAEGKLPGAVFAGDDNIALGVINALMEAGVQVPEEVAVVGYDDHYIASQLHPHLTTVRQPADKIGVAAADMLLRRISGEMKRGSNIRIDPELIVRESTKTKF; the protein is encoded by the coding sequence ATGAAAGTGAGTATTTTTGATGTAGCCAAAAAATCAGGGCTGTCCGTGGTTACCGTATCGCGGGTATTAAACGGAGCAACGTCTGTGCGGGAGAACAACCGCCAGAAGGTGCTCGACGCGATCAAGGAGCTCGATTACCGCCCCAATGCAGCAGCCCGCAGTCTGGCCAGCGGCAAGACCGGCATTATCGGCCTGATCGTAACGACCCTGCAGGATTCCTTCTTCGATGCTGTGGTTAAGGAGCTGAATGAGACGCTGGCCCTGCACGGGTATTATCTGGCCATCTCCGTGTCGGATGGCATCGGCTCCGGGGAGAGCCACTATCTGATCCAGGAAGACCGGGTGGACGGACTCATCCTGCTCTCCCCGATCAATGAGGACAATTATATTATCGAGCTGAAGCGGCGGGGCATTCCCTATGTGCTAATCGACAATCAGATGCCGGAGAATGACAGCTACTCGATCACCATCGACAATTTCAAAGGCGGGTATGCCGCAGCCCGCCACCTGCTGGAGCTGGGGCATACCTCCATCGCCCATCTCTGCGGGCAGGAGATGTTCCGCAGTACGCGGGAGCGTCGCGCGGGCTTCCTGCAAGCGCTACAGGAGCAGGGCCTCGCCCCATTCGAGATGGTTCACGGGGAATTCGAAATCGCCATGGGCTATGATACCGCGCAGTGCTGGCTTGCGGAGGGCAAGCTGCCGGGGGCCGTATTCGCCGGAGATGACAATATTGCCCTCGGGGTGATCAATGCCCTGATGGAGGCGGGCGTACAGGTGCCGGAGGAGGTTGCTGTAGTCGGCTACGATGACCACTATATCGCCTCCCAGCTCCACCCGCATCTGACCACTGTGCGCCAGCCGGCGGACAAGATCGGAGTCGCCGCCGCCGACATGCTGCTGCGCCGGATCAGCGGGGAGATGAAGCGCGGCTCCAATATCCGGATTGATCCGGAGCTGATCGTGCGGGAATCGACGAAGACAAAATTTTAG
- a CDS encoding 6-phospho-beta-glucosidase, with product MTANQGLKIAVIGGGSSYTPELVEGFILHYKELPVRELWLVDIEAGLHKLNIVGALAKRMVEKSGLPIKVHLTTDRREAIAGADFVSTQIRVGMLDARARDEAIPLKYGVIGQETTGPGGMLKALRTIPVILGICRDIEELAPDAWLLNFTNPAGMVTEAVLRYSKVKSIGLCNAPIGLIKQVSAKYDTAPDRIYAEFVGLNHLHWITRIDVEGEDKLQEMLKDTAGYSAKNVPAREWNPEFLQSLHALPSYYLKYFYMTDAMLAEQQEAAAQGGNRAEVVKRVEEELFAIYSDLALDEKPKQLEQRGGAFYSEAAVNLMRSLYNGTNDIQTLNVANRGILDFLPDDASIEVNCVVTKTGPLPLPLTKIPPMATGLIHAVKTYEQLAIDAAVTGDRSLAIQALAHHPLVPSVEVAIAMLDEMLEANREYLPAFFGEAAAPAPVL from the coding sequence TTGACAGCAAACCAAGGTCTTAAGATTGCCGTAATTGGCGGGGGCTCCTCCTATACCCCGGAACTGGTAGAAGGCTTCATCCTGCATTATAAGGAGCTCCCGGTCCGGGAGCTATGGCTTGTAGATATTGAAGCAGGCCTGCACAAGCTGAACATCGTAGGCGCACTGGCGAAGCGCATGGTGGAGAAATCCGGCCTCCCGATCAAGGTCCACCTCACTACCGACCGCCGCGAAGCGATTGCCGGGGCGGACTTCGTCAGCACCCAGATCCGCGTCGGGATGCTGGATGCCCGCGCCCGCGACGAGGCGATTCCGCTGAAATATGGCGTGATCGGCCAGGAGACGACCGGTCCCGGCGGCATGCTGAAGGCACTGCGCACCATCCCGGTCATTCTCGGCATCTGCCGGGATATCGAGGAGCTGGCGCCGGACGCCTGGCTGCTCAACTTCACCAACCCGGCAGGCATGGTCACCGAAGCCGTGCTGCGGTACTCCAAGGTGAAGAGTATCGGCCTGTGCAATGCCCCGATTGGCCTGATTAAGCAGGTATCAGCCAAGTATGACACTGCCCCGGACCGGATCTATGCCGAGTTCGTCGGCCTGAACCACCTGCACTGGATTACCCGCATTGATGTGGAGGGTGAAGACAAGCTGCAGGAGATGCTGAAGGATACCGCTGGCTACAGTGCAAAGAATGTTCCGGCACGCGAATGGAACCCCGAGTTCCTGCAGTCGCTGCACGCCTTGCCTTCGTATTATCTGAAGTACTTCTACATGACCGATGCGATGCTCGCAGAACAGCAGGAAGCCGCCGCGCAAGGCGGGAACCGCGCCGAAGTGGTCAAGCGTGTGGAAGAGGAGCTGTTCGCCATCTACAGCGACCTTGCGCTGGATGAGAAGCCGAAGCAGCTGGAGCAGCGCGGCGGAGCCTTTTATTCGGAAGCGGCCGTGAACCTGATGCGCTCGCTCTACAACGGGACCAATGACATTCAGACGTTGAATGTGGCGAACCGGGGCATTCTGGACTTCCTGCCGGATGATGCCAGCATCGAAGTCAACTGTGTCGTGACTAAGACTGGCCCCCTCCCGCTGCCGCTGACCAAGATTCCGCCGATGGCCACAGGACTGATCCACGCCGTGAAAACCTATGAGCAGCTAGCCATCGACGCCGCTGTCACCGGAGACCGCAGCCTGGCGATCCAGGCGTTAGCCCATCACCCGCTCGTCCCTTCTGTGGAAGTAGCCATCGCCATGCTGGATGAGATGCTGGAAGCGAATAGGGAGTATCTGCCGGCCTTTTTCGGAGAAGCGGCTGCCCCTGCACCTGTCTTATAA
- a CDS encoding BadF/BadG/BcrA/BcrD ATPase family protein, with the protein MAYYMGIDGGGSKTYALICDEQGRILGKGRSGNGNHQTSVQQAEASIREAASLALAEAGLRLDQLRHAYLGLAGADRQTDYNILHPLIRRIGFTQYTISGDPMIGLRAGTDRPYGVALICGTGTNAAGLNPEGRHFQCGGFDYMYGDFGGGGALNIEVFRTVIRAWDGREAPTLLTQPLLRLLGYEQVEDMYDDFLDHGKQVPLDAARLLFPAAAEGDAAALAILNRQGVELGKSAAAVIHRLGMENDEFDVVLAGSLLTRGDRGWIRGPIEQAVREAAPRAAVVTLSTEPVVGAVWSALESDGITVSQEMYETMRAYKEFELIPTIITRQE; encoded by the coding sequence TTGGCTTATTACATGGGAATCGACGGGGGCGGCAGCAAAACCTACGCCCTCATATGCGATGAACAAGGCCGCATCCTCGGCAAAGGCCGGAGCGGCAACGGCAATCATCAGACCAGCGTGCAGCAGGCGGAAGCAAGCATCCGCGAAGCGGCCTCTCTAGCGCTGGCCGAAGCCGGGCTCCGGCTGGATCAGCTCCGCCATGCCTACCTCGGGCTGGCCGGGGCGGACCGCCAGACCGATTATAACATCCTGCATCCGCTGATCCGCCGGATCGGCTTCACGCAGTACACGATCAGCGGTGACCCGATGATCGGCCTGCGGGCGGGGACAGACCGCCCCTACGGCGTGGCCCTGATCTGCGGCACCGGCACCAATGCAGCGGGCCTGAATCCTGAGGGCCGCCACTTCCAATGCGGCGGCTTCGATTATATGTACGGCGATTTCGGCGGCGGTGGTGCGCTGAACATCGAGGTGTTCCGCACGGTCATCCGGGCCTGGGACGGCCGCGAGGCTCCTACGCTGCTGACGCAGCCGCTCCTCAGGCTGCTTGGCTATGAGCAGGTGGAAGACATGTACGACGACTTCCTGGATCACGGGAAGCAGGTGCCGCTGGATGCGGCCCGCCTGCTGTTCCCGGCAGCGGCGGAGGGCGATGCCGCCGCGCTGGCGATCTTGAACCGCCAGGGCGTAGAGCTGGGCAAATCGGCGGCGGCTGTCATTCATCGGCTCGGCATGGAGAATGATGAGTTCGATGTGGTGCTGGCCGGAAGCCTGCTGACCCGGGGCGACCGCGGCTGGATTCGCGGCCCGATTGAGCAGGCAGTGCGCGAAGCGGCACCAAGGGCGGCGGTGGTCACACTGTCCACCGAGCCTGTGGTCGGCGCGGTCTGGTCGGCGCTGGAGAGTGACGGGATCACCGTCAGCCAGGAGATGTATGAGACGATGCGTGCTTACAAGGAATTTGAGCTTATTCCAACGATCATCACCAGACAGGAGTGA
- a CDS encoding AraC family transcriptional regulator, with amino-acid sequence MEPIFQIEQLKRIGHFNMDTDHFHDFYEIYYLLSGQRHYYIRNRMYALEAGDLVFINKNHLHRTTGGSRLPHERVLISFDDAYLEPVAPGPGWMNVFEGESFLLRPTAHEQGGIADLLQAMLEEQKDGQLWSTEYTRLLLQQLLITLERIRRAKPALVSPEQSEGQRRVYSIIEYLDNHYSERLSLGGIAERFFISATYLCRIFKQTTGFTIIEYLNYVRIREAKALLTQTKWPITRVAAETGFESIAHFGRKFKAITGRSPLQYRKQHRG; translated from the coding sequence GTGGAACCTATTTTCCAGATTGAGCAGCTGAAGCGCATCGGGCATTTCAATATGGATACTGACCATTTCCATGATTTCTACGAAATATATTATCTGCTGTCCGGCCAGCGGCACTACTATATCCGCAACCGCATGTACGCGCTGGAGGCCGGAGACCTCGTGTTTATTAACAAAAATCACCTGCACCGCACAACCGGCGGAAGCCGTCTTCCGCATGAGCGGGTCCTGATCAGCTTCGATGATGCCTATCTGGAGCCTGTGGCTCCCGGCCCGGGCTGGATGAATGTGTTCGAAGGGGAGAGCTTCCTGCTGCGGCCCACGGCGCACGAACAGGGGGGAATCGCCGATCTGCTCCAGGCCATGCTGGAAGAACAGAAGGACGGTCAGCTCTGGAGCACCGAATATACGAGACTGCTGCTGCAGCAACTGCTGATTACGCTGGAGCGGATACGGAGGGCGAAGCCGGCCCTGGTCTCACCGGAGCAGAGCGAGGGACAGCGCCGGGTGTACAGTATCATCGAATATCTGGACAACCATTACAGCGAGCGTCTGAGCCTTGGGGGAATTGCCGAGCGGTTCTTCATAAGCGCAACGTATCTGTGCCGGATTTTCAAGCAAACGACCGGCTTCACGATCATCGAGTATCTGAATTATGTACGCATCCGTGAGGCGAAGGCGCTGCTCACACAGACGAAGTGGCCGATCACCCGGGTGGCAGCGGAGACGGGATTTGAGAGCATTGCGCATTTCGGTCGGAAATTCAAGGCCATTACGGGGCGTTCCCCTCTCCAGTACCGCAAGCAGCACAGGGGATGA